The Paraburkholderia sp. PREW-6R genomic interval GCAGCAGACCGTGCTGAGTCTCGTCGACGAAGGCGTGGGCGTCGCGCTGGTGCCGGCTTCGATGCGCAAGGCGCAGCTTGCCGGCGTCGTGTTCCGGCCGCTAGTCGAGGCGCCCTTGATCGAACAGGTGCTGGCGTGGTCACCGGCCAATCGCAACCCGTGTCTCGAACGGTTCCTCGAGCTTGCCTGATGAGGGCGGCAGTCAAGGCGCACGCCGCACACGTGTTGCACCGACGCGGCAAACCTCGCGGACCGAAAATCTGCGATCATCGAACGCACCCCATCTGCCCCGCGCCACTTATGCCAACGCAACCGCTGCAACCCGCGCTAAACGCTCCACCAACTCTACCCGCTCCACCCGCTCGACTCGACACCGATCGCCTTACCTTGCGGCCACACACGCGCGATGACTTTCTCGAAAGCTACGCCATGTGGTGCGATTCAGAAGTCATCCGCTTTATCGGCGGCAAGCCGTTCACGCGCGAGGAAGTCTGGGCGCGTCTGCTGCGCTATGCCGGTCACTGGACCATGCTCGGCTACGGCTACTGGGTCGTGCGTGAAAAGGAGAGCGGGCGCTTTCTCGGCGAAGTCGGTTTCGCTGACTATCACCGCGAGATCGAACCATCGTTGATGGATACGCCCGAGGTGGGATGGGCGCTGGACCCAGCCGTGCACGGCCGGGGCTACGCGACCGAGGCCGTGCGCGCGGCGCTGGATTGGGCCGACGCCAGGTGGCCCAATGGCGAGACGGTCTGTATCGTCGCGCCGGACAATCTGCCGTCATTGCGCGTGGCGCACAAGTGCGGCTATCGCGAACAGCTTCGCACCACGTACAAAGGCAAGGCGACCATCGTGCTGCGACGCCCCGCGAGCGCGCTCTGACCGGTATCCGAGCGCGTCGGCGTGGGCATCCGGCGCACGCGGCCACCTGTTCCGTCAAACGTGGCGATCAGCCTGCCGCCCGCGCGCAATCAGATCCGCAAGCTTTTCGCGCTGATGTCCTTCGGCGTCGAAATTGCCCGCGTCGAGCCAGCGCGTATAGCTCGCCCGCAGCACGGGCCATTCGCTATCGATGATCGAGTACCACGCCGTGTCGCGGTTGCGATCGTGATACACGATCGCCTGC includes:
- a CDS encoding GNAT family N-acetyltransferase, with protein sequence MWCDSEVIRFIGGKPFTREEVWARLLRYAGHWTMLGYGYWVVREKESGRFLGEVGFADYHREIEPSLMDTPEVGWALDPAVHGRGYATEAVRAALDWADARWPNGETVCIVAPDNLPSLRVAHKCGYREQLRTTYKGKATIVLRRPASAL